Sequence from the Methanosarcina siciliae T4/M genome:
AATGGCTTTTAATTTCTTTCCTCCTCTGACGGTCACAATACCGGCTTCTCTTTCCCAGCCGATGTCTGCTCCCATCTGTTTCAGGGTTTCGATAATCAGTTTGTCTCCCTGTTTTGAGGGAAAGAGGTTTTTAACGGTAATTTCGGACCCCTCGGTCATGGCTGCGGCTGCAAGCAGGTAAGACGCCGAAGAAAAGTCGCCCGGAATGGTATATTCTTTGAGGTCGTATTTTTGCTTCCCGGGGATGATGAACTTCGTGCCGTTATTCTCATCGGTGTGGATTTTGACTCCTGCCAGTTCAAGCATCTCAATGGTTACGTCTACGTAAGGTCTTGACTTCAGTTTCCCTATAATGGAAAGTGTGGTACTGTTTTCTGCAAGAGGACAGGCTATAAGGAGGGCAGAGATGAACTGCGAACTGATAGATCCTTCAATGTTCACTTCTTTTCCCTCAAGCCCGCCTTTGACTACAAGCGGAGCCCTTTCATTTCCCCGGGTAGAACAGGTACTGGCTCCCAGCTGGTTAAGAGTTTTGAGAAGGGGCCCGTTTGGCCGGGTGCGGAGAGAAGAGTCTCCGGTAAGTACCGTGATCCCTTCCGTTAGCCCTGCTATTGCGGTCATGAGGCGAAGGGTTGTCCCTGAGTTTGCAGCATCAATCACATCATCGGGAACATTGGGTTTTCCATTAAATCCTTTAATGATGAGATTTTCTTCCTTTCTTTCAACCGAGGCTCCGAACATCTCGGAAGCTCTGATTGTGGCGAGGGTATCGGCGGAGAGCAGGGGACGGTGAATGATCGATTCTTTTGAAAGGGCTGCCAGGGTTATAGCCCTGTGGGTATAACTCTTTGAAGGAGGGGCAAAGACTTCCCCTTTGACCGAGGATTTGCTGATGGAAACGCGCATGTATAATCAGAGCTCTTCGATTTTTTTATTCCGGAGTTTTTCCTGAGATTCAAATGCCTGCTTTTTTGATTAAAAATTTGCTTGAAAACCTTTCAGTTTATGCCTTTCACGATATTTTCTACCATGTCCCAGTCGTGGTCATAGACGTGGGCTGAAATACTGACTGTGGTGATCATTCCCGGTTCAACCCCTACTCTTCCGGCAACATATTCAAGAAGTTTTGAGATCCCGTAAAGGTTTGCAGGGTAGGCTCCTCCGAAGTCGTGGCTCCTGAAGAGGGTTGTGAGGTGGACTTTCCCGTCCCGGATTTTGAAATCGTCCAGGATCATGCAGGGGACTTCATTGACTTTCGTGTCCACAGGCGGGATCCAGGTGACAGCCGTAGCCCGCCGGGAAGTGGGGCTTTCCTTCAGTTTCTCGATTACGTATTCGATCTGGTCCACTTCTTCATTCCAGTTCCTGAGGCGCTGCCCGTATGTGTACTCAAAATCCTGTGCATTTTCGCCCGAAATCAGCTGTTTTGCATACTCTTCGAGCCTTTCTTCGTTCCAGGCGGTATCTTCGGGAATTCTGTCCTTATAGGGGTTTTCAATTACTACCATCAGGTCCATGAATTCCCTTATCTGGCTCCCCCTTTCGTCGGTAATTACCTGCCCGTGGTTCCAGATGATGTTAAGCCCGCGGTACCATGCATCAGAGATATTCTTTGCCCTGATGATCCTGCCAATCTCAAACTTGTCTTCCATAGAAAATCCCCGTATCAGATTAGGATAGTTTTTAACGATCATTATCTAATTTACCTGCTATTTACAGTATATTTATCATGAACTAATGAGTTAAAACTGATGCTTTTGCTGACTTTGTTTTATTGGCTATTTGCCCCTTCCCCTCTATCTATCACTTTCTTTTATAAGTGCTTTTTCTCCTGCGGATTCTGACTATTTACTGTGTAATTTGATAACATATAGCACGCTAAATTTAAAAAAATACCGGAAAACTTTCAGAGAGAAGATGAGACGGAAAACAGGCTGAAAAAAAGATAGAAACAAAATAGAAAGCAAAAGTAAAAAAATGTTTTAGAGGGCTTTAGAATCTCATTGCCCTCAGGCGTTTTACCCTCTCATCAGTTACCGGGTGAGTCCTGAAAAGAGACTGGAGCGTTCCACCTTTGAGCGGGTTTACGATGAACATGTGTGCGCTGGTCTCTTTTGCCTGGACATCCCTGATGCCTGGCTTGAAGTGGGAGTTTCCGTACTCGAGCTTTTCAAGGGCATCGGCAAGAGCCCAGGGTTTTTTAGAGATTCTTGCTCCTTCTTCGTCAGCTGCAAATTCCCTTGACCTTGAGATTGCAAGCTGGATCAGGGTTGCAGCAAGCGGAGCAAGCACCGCCATTACGATAAACCCGATGATGCCTCCGTTGTCGTCGTCCCTGCCGCCAAAGCCGCCGAAGATTGCAGCCCAGCGAGCCCAGGTAGCCAGCATGGTAATTACACCTGCAATGGTTGCAGCCACCGCACTGATCAGGGTATCCCTGTTCTTTACGTGTGCAAGCTCGTGTGCCAGCACACCTTCGATCTCCTCAAAGGAGAGCAGGTTGAGAATCCCGGTCGTAACAGCTACAGCCGCATGCTGCGGGTTCCTGCCGGTTGCAAATGCGTTTGGCATCCCGGAATCAACAACATACACTTTGGGCTTTGGAATATTTGCTTTGAGAGCCAGCCCGTCAACAATCTTGTGAAGGTTCGGGGACTCTGCAGGGGTTACTTCTCTTGCCCTGTACATTTTCAGTACAATCTTGTCGCTGTACCAGTAACTTCCAAAGTTCATGATTACTGCAAAAAGAAAAGCAATAATCATCCCGCCCGTTCCGCCGAAGTAATCTCCTATAAGTACCAGGAGCCCTGTCAGGGAAGCAAGCAGAACTGTGGTTCTAAACATATTTTTCATGACTTCTCACACGACGTCCTCCCAGGCTAATGTCTGGGTTTTCGGTCTTTTGATACGTATGTTTTGCAGTTGTTTCTGTAATTTTGCTTGAATAGTATCAAACATATATCTTTTGGCTACAGATATATATTTTTTATCTCCTATTCGGAAGATTTGTACTTTTGTACCATTTTAGTTTCCTGATTTATCCAAAAATACATTTTAATTCCATAAAATAGAAGATTTATTCCCCAAACGGGAAGGTTTATTTTTTTACAAGAAGTCTCATTCCACCTTCCGGTTCAACTCTCATGTTTTAAGTTGCAACACCGTCAGATTCCCGGTTTAGAGATTATTATGCTGATTTTGTCTTCGAACTTCGTTTTTTAGTTCGATTTCAAACTGTAATATGGGAGTTTCAAGTATATATTATTTATTAAAAGAAATTTTTATGGAGTTTTTCATGAAAGTGATGAAGCTTAGATTTTTCCGGGCTAATCGGAGTCCAAAGAATTATGCTCCTTTCAAGCTGAACGCCCGGTATTCAGATTACTCCGTCTTCAAAATAATCGGTGTCCATCTTCTTCACTTCATATGATTTGACCTTCGAAACCCCAACATCATATTCAATCATTAGCCTTGCAAGCACCTCCCCGTCGATAAGGACAATGTTCCCTGTAAAGTCTGCATATTCAATAGCTTCTTTTGAAAAATTCGAGGTCGTTATGAAGACTCCTTTCTTTGCCTTCTTTCCTATCAGGGCTCCGGCGAATTTCTGAATTTCAGGTCTTGTGACTGTACCTTCCCAGCGCTTAGCCTGTATATAAATAACATCAAGCCCAAGCCTATCTTCTTTTATAATGCCATCAATACCACCGTCGTGACTTTTGCCAACAGCTTTCCCGGCATCGGCTCTTGAACCTCCATAACCCATTTTTGTCAGGACATCGACAACCAGTGATTCAAAGAAAGTAGGAGAGCATTTTTTAGTGGTAGAGAGAATTTCGGAAACAAGTTCGTTGTGAAGTTTCTGGTAAGCAATTTCGAGGGACTCTTCGGGATCGAGAGCTTTTTTTCCTTCTATTTCAGGAACATCTGGCTTATCAATTAAAATCGTTTTGTCTTTATTGTAAAACTCATTAAATTCTTTATACCGCTTTAAAAAATTAACATCAATGGAAGGAGGTTTTTCTTTAAGAACATCCAACCCTCTCCGTGTAATGGAAAAATATCCCTTTTTTCCGGAGTTCAGAAGTCCGGCCTTTTTCAGATAAGTATTAGCCCATCCGACTCTGTTTTTAAAAATAACTTGCTGGCCGCTTGGCAGTAGCTCTTTTCTTTCTTCTTCACTCAGCCTGAATTCTTCGGCTAACTGTTCAATCGCATCACGTATTCGATGTTCTTTGCCGTTTTCTGCATACTTTAACAGAGGGAGCATTAAGGACTGATAATCTGGAATTACCATCAAACCACTCAAAAACCATTTTCTTATCCAAATTTTTTAATGTCTTTCCTTTTATGGTTTGCTATTTTTCTTATGTCATCCTTCAATTTTATATTCCAACCTCACCAGCCCATTCTCATACCTCTTCGTATCAATCATCCTGAGCCTGACTTCCTTCCCAATCCGGTTAAACAGCGGAATCCCACCCCCAAGAATTACCGGAACAACGAAAATAATCAAATCCTGCACAAGGTCTTCTTCGAGAAATGCCCTGATAAGCTGCGAACCGCCCACGAGCCAGATATCTTCATCAGTATTTTCTTTCAGCCGGCGCACAAATTTCCCTACGTCCCCGGAAACAAATTCTATATTTCTTTCGCGGCGCAGGGGTTCGTTTTGTCTTGTAAAAACATACGTTTTCTTCTCTCCGTAAGGCCATACTCCGAAGCCCAGTACCTGTTCATAGGTTTTCCTGCCCATAAGGACTGTGCCGATCGAGGAGTAGAATTCGGAATATCCGTAGTCGGTTTCGGAACTGTTTTCGTATTCAGTTAACCAATCGATATTGCCGTTTTCCCGGGCTATAAAGCCATCAAGGCTGCAGGCGATGTAGAGTTTTATTACGGGATTATTTTCTTTCATTATCCCTTCCCCTTTCAGTAATTGTTACTTGATTTTATGTGATTTTGCTTTTTATTTATTGTTTCATTTCAGTTGTTTTATGGTTCGGGCCGTTCGCAAGCGAACGGGACAGGACAGACGGGGTAAGCTATTCACGCAGCTCGGGTGAAGTTTTTGCTCTGATTTTCTCTCGCCTTTACCATATTAGGTAGGGATACACAGTCTCTCTCATAGTGGTCTTTTGTACATTTTTCCAGATTATAGGGCAGCTCGAAGCGAGTGTGGGAAGAGAAAGAATTCTTTACATCAACTTCGAGGACGAGAGAATCCTGCCGCTGGATGTTAAGGACCTTAACTCAATCCTTGAGGCGTATTATGAACTCTACCCTAAAAATGTGGACCGGGAGCTGTATCTTTTTTTTGATGAGATGCAGAATGTTCCGGGATGGGAAGTCTATGTGCGCAGGCTCTACGACAGG
This genomic interval carries:
- a CDS encoding restriction endonuclease, giving the protein MVIPDYQSLMLPLLKYAENGKEHRIRDAIEQLAEEFRLSEEERKELLPSGQQVIFKNRVGWANTYLKKAGLLNSGKKGYFSITRRGLDVLKEKPPSIDVNFLKRYKEFNEFYNKDKTILIDKPDVPEIEGKKALDPEESLEIAYQKLHNELVSEILSTTKKCSPTFFESLVVDVLTKMGYGGSRADAGKAVGKSHDGGIDGIIKEDRLGLDVIYIQAKRWEGTVTRPEIQKFAGALIGKKAKKGVFITTSNFSKEAIEYADFTGNIVLIDGEVLARLMIEYDVGVSKVKSYEVKKMDTDYFEDGVI
- the aroA gene encoding 3-phosphoshikimate 1-carboxyvinyltransferase, with translation MRVSISKSSVKGEVFAPPSKSYTHRAITLAALSKESIIHRPLLSADTLATIRASEMFGASVERKEENLIIKGFNGKPNVPDDVIDAANSGTTLRLMTAIAGLTEGITVLTGDSSLRTRPNGPLLKTLNQLGASTCSTRGNERAPLVVKGGLEGKEVNIEGSISSQFISALLIACPLAENSTTLSIIGKLKSRPYVDVTIEMLELAGVKIHTDENNGTKFIIPGKQKYDLKEYTIPGDFSSASYLLAAAAMTEGSEITVKNLFPSKQGDKLIIETLKQMGADIGWEREAGIVTVRGGKKLKAITFDAGATPDLVPTVAVLAAVAEGTSRIENAEHVRYKETDRLRALATELPKLGVKLEEEKDSLTITGGELKGAAVHGWDDHRIVMSLALAGMVAGNTTIDTTESVAISYPDFFKDMSNLGVKLEQISEE
- a CDS encoding dihydrofolate reductase family protein, coding for MKENNPVIKLYIACSLDGFIARENGNIDWLTEYENSSETDYGYSEFYSSIGTVLMGRKTYEQVLGFGVWPYGEKKTYVFTRQNEPLRRERNIEFVSGDVGKFVRRLKENTDEDIWLVGGSQLIRAFLEEDLVQDLIIFVVPVILGGGIPLFNRIGKEVRLRMIDTKRYENGLVRLEYKIEG
- a CDS encoding thymidylate synthase; the protein is MEDKFEIGRIIRAKNISDAWYRGLNIIWNHGQVITDERGSQIREFMDLMVVIENPYKDRIPEDTAWNEERLEEYAKQLISGENAQDFEYTYGQRLRNWNEEVDQIEYVIEKLKESPTSRRATAVTWIPPVDTKVNEVPCMILDDFKIRDGKVHLTTLFRSHDFGGAYPANLYGISKLLEYVAGRVGVEPGMITTVSISAHVYDHDWDMVENIVKGIN
- the htpX gene encoding zinc metalloprotease HtpX; its protein translation is MKNMFRTTVLLASLTGLLVLIGDYFGGTGGMIIAFLFAVIMNFGSYWYSDKIVLKMYRAREVTPAESPNLHKIVDGLALKANIPKPKVYVVDSGMPNAFATGRNPQHAAVAVTTGILNLLSFEEIEGVLAHELAHVKNRDTLISAVAATIAGVITMLATWARWAAIFGGFGGRDDDNGGIIGFIVMAVLAPLAATLIQLAISRSREFAADEEGARISKKPWALADALEKLEYGNSHFKPGIRDVQAKETSAHMFIVNPLKGGTLQSLFRTHPVTDERVKRLRAMRF
- a CDS encoding AAA family ATPase, with the protein product MVFCTFFQIIGQLEASVGRERILYINFEDERILPLDVKDLNSILEAYYELYPKNVDRELYLFFDEMQNVPGWEVYVRRLYDRGDLKLFLTGSSSKMLSKELATSLRGRTLSFYLYPLDFLEYLDFRGV